Part of the Catalinimonas alkaloidigena genome is shown below.
TGGTTTATTCAGTATGATGAGCACATGAGAAAGGTATGCCCTGGCAGCTGAATAATTTGGGTTCAAAGCTATTGCTTTTCTAAGTGATTTTTCGGCTTCTTCATAATCCCAACCCACCCAACAGCCAGAGCCTCCCAGTATATAATGTACTTCGGCCAGTGTGCTATCCAGTTTCAATGCTTTCCGGGCTGCTGTCTGCAAACTTATAATACCTTTTTCATAAGGAACAAGTCCCTGTTGTAAGCGCCCTATCCAAACCAGACAAACTCCCGCGTATGCCAAAGCATTTTCTGGGTCTAAGGTTTTGGCCAATTCAAAATACTGCAGAGAGGTATTGAGATCTTCTTCAGTTAACCTATCCCAATAAAACACACCTTTAAGATAGGCCCTGTAAGCATCAGGATTTACCTTCGGAGCAACATCAAGCAGTAATTCTTCTTCAGGAGTTAATGTCACTTGTATTTCACGGGCAATGTTTTTAACCACATCATTTTGTAAGGCAATGATCCCGCTTATTTCCTGTTGATAATCCTGTGCCCATAAATGTTGTTCCTCGGGAAAAGCTTCAATCAATTGTAACTGTATGCGTATCTGATTTCCTGTACCCATTACAGAACCTTCCACAATAGCATCTACGCCTAGTTCTCGTGCGATATCCTGCAACAGCATATTACTTTCCTGATAGCGCAGCGTAGAAGTCCTGGATATCACCCTTAAAGCAGAAATCTGACCTAAAGAGCCAATTAGCGCATCGTGGAACCCGTTAACAAAATACTCCTGATCTTCCTCTCCTGTAAAATTGTGTAATGGTAATACTGCAATTGACTTCTGCGAAGGTACTGTCTGGTAGTAGAAGTAGATAAACGTACTAACAAGAACAAGTAATAATAAGATAAGAAAGATCACTCTGTATCTCTTCGTCTGCCGTACTTTACCAACCTCCGGATGAAGAAAAGGCTTGGTGTGTGTGATATGCTTATGTGTATCAGAAAGAGAAGGATTTAAGCTTTTACTCTCATATTTTCTGTTTTTGATCTCTCCGGGAGCGTATCCATAGTGCTTGCGAAAGCAACGGTGGAAATAGGTAGGGCTGTTAAAACCTACCCGATAAGCAATTTCTGATGCAGTACCTGCATCCTGCTGAAGCAGCTTGATTGCTTCATTCAGTCTTACTTCTCTTATAAATCGACTTACAGACTTCCCTCTGAGTAATTTAAGCTTACGGTGCAGATGAGAACGGCTGATGCCTACCTGGGCAGATAAGTCTTGCACCCCAAATTGCTCATTATTCAGATTTTGAAGAACAACATCAGTAAGCTTTTCTAGAAAGGCGTGATCTAACGAAGATTCTTCAGGTGAAGTCATGCTATTGATATTTATACCCTCATAGAATGTACTAAAAATTGTGCTTTCTTGCACCCTATATTCAGAAAACCGCTTATTTCTTTCTGTTGAATAAGCTTATTCCATGATGGCTTATACCTCAGAGATTAATTATGTTAACATAAGATATATGGTTATTAGCCTGAATAAAGGCTAAAATTTACCAAATTACAGCAACCGGCTACTTAACTGTATGCCAAATAAGCGGGGAGGTCCGGCAATGAAGGTAGGAATACCAAAGGCCTCTCCGGTGTTTCCCGCATCTATCAGATATTCTTCATTCAGTGCGTTATTGATGTAAAAAGCTACTTCATAAATGCCTCTCCAAAGCTTCATGCCTGTTCTGACATTAAGCAGTCCGTAGCCATCCTGTGCAATATTGGGCTGATTCTCCTCTTCAAAGTATACTTTAGATTTGTAATTATAGGTTGGCCGGAAAAACACCCTGCCCCAACTTGCCACCGGCATTTCAAAATTGAGCCCTAATGAGCCGGAATGCTTGGGCGTTAAACGAAACGTATTATCTGCCAGCGACTGTTCATTGCCCTCAGAGTCAGTATCATCAAAGCGGGCATGGATAAAAGCATAATTGGCAAACACCTGTAGTGGACGTGCCAACACATACTGCATGGCGGTTTCAAATCCCAGCGCAGTAGCATTACCCACATCCCGTGTCTCAAACACAAGCCCCTGATCCTCTGTAAGTCGGGCTACCTGCGTCTGGAAATCACTATAGTCGTAATAGTAAGCGTTAAGGTCCCACTGTAGCCGGTTGTCTCTGCTAAGCAGTTTTGTTCCCACTTCATAGCTCCACACGATTTCATCATTGAGCACACTTACATCAGTGCCCAGCACCTGTATGACATTCGGCCTCCTCCCCCGGGCAATACTGGCAAAGACATTCAATGATTCGGATACTTCATAATCTAAGGCCAAACGCCCTACTGCGGAAAGGTAGGATTCGGAATGAGATACGCGTCCGTTAGTAGGAGGAAAGATGTTATTGGGAAAATTGCCCAGTACAAATCCTAGTAGACCCAGAGAGTCAGCATCCTGACTTTCAATAGCTCCGGTAATATGTTCAAAGGTACCTCTTACGCCTAGTGTTACATCCAGCGCATCTGTTAGCTCATAAGTACCATCGGCAAAAATCTCAAAGGCATAATTCTTTCCGTAATTGGTTTGCCCCTCCCGATGAAAAGACTTCAGGGGTAAGCCGGCTAAGGGTCCCAAAAACTGTGGTAAATCAGGTAAATTGGGAATCAGATTAGGCGTACCATCAGGATTTACAAGCGGCTCAAGTGGCACAGCGGCCAAAAGCTGCTCTTTTTCGGCCTGAGAAAAGGCTGGATTATTCGTGATACTTCCCCTTACAAAAGGGTTAAGCAAAGCAAACAAGCTTCGTTCATCGGTTTCAACAGGAGTAGACTGTGAGCCATCTTCCCAAAAAAAGTTGACTCCCCCAAAGCCTGAAAAACCCTGCAGGTTGTTATAGTTGAACCTTACTTCCTGACTGAACTGCTTGCCTATTGCTTCTTCGGCAATCCATAAAGCGGGAGCCACTGTTCCATCGGCATCAAAAGCCTCATATGAATCAAAAGCTCTATAAGCCGTAATGGAAGTCAGATCCCACATATTGGTCAGCGAACGGTTTACCAGCAAAGTGGCTCCCCAAACCGTACGGTCAACGCCCAGTTCCTCTCCTCTTTCCAGTTCTGCAAAAGTGAAAGGGCTGGTATCTCCGCCAGCGGGGGCATAAGTACCGCTCTTGAATGAAGTTCCGGGAGGAGTATCCAGTTGGTAATTGAAGATGAAATCTACCACCGTTTTTCGGTCAGGCAGGTAGCGCCAGGCAGTACGAAAGGCTTTGGTCTCTTTACCATTCAGTTTACCTCCAGCATGATTATCAATGAAACCCTCTCTTTCATTGAAAATTCCCGCTACTCTGGCAAAGAGTTTATTTTCTACAATGGGTAAATTGAGATGTCCGGTAAGTAAGTACTGACCATAATTTCCGAAGCCGGCTTTC
Proteins encoded:
- a CDS encoding helix-turn-helix domain-containing protein, whose amino-acid sequence is MTSPEESSLDHAFLEKLTDVVLQNLNNEQFGVQDLSAQVGISRSHLHRKLKLLRGKSVSRFIREVRLNEAIKLLQQDAGTASEIAYRVGFNSPTYFHRCFRKHYGYAPGEIKNRKYESKSLNPSLSDTHKHITHTKPFLHPEVGKVRQTKRYRVIFLILLLLVLVSTFIYFYYQTVPSQKSIAVLPLHNFTGEEDQEYFVNGFHDALIGSLGQISALRVISRTSTLRYQESNMLLQDIARELGVDAIVEGSVMGTGNQIRIQLQLIEAFPEEQHLWAQDYQQEISGIIALQNDVVKNIAREIQVTLTPEEELLLDVAPKVNPDAYRAYLKGVFYWDRLTEEDLNTSLQYFELAKTLDPENALAYAGVCLVWIGRLQQGLVPYEKGIISLQTAARKALKLDSTLAEVHYILGGSGCWVGWDYEEAEKSLRKAIALNPNYSAARAYLSHVLIILNKPEEAMEQIALAMELDPFNDLYRALYGMDLNFTRQYDKAIALFGEDLKKDVNHLVALSTLRTSYHMKSMYQEALEVWKVSYAKRADQGAMRALEKGAEEGGYHRALEKLAEYLIERSESTYVTPWRIATLYTRAGNKVEALKWLEKAYEAHDSNMPYIGVDPIFDILRPEERYQSLLEKMNLPVNHPPIAEL
- a CDS encoding TonB-dependent receptor, which encodes MKTLSPACLFWVVFCLNASPLFAQNNLANIEGSIVQASDGAPVPGANITLLGSTYGSISDLEGRFVINNIPEGVYEMMVSFVGYKTYNETLALNAGEKEVLSIRLEEDILALDGLIVTAQKRTQLVQDVPIAITTYDGSFLQETNIFEFDALSDYVPGLQVQIQSVNNPGFVVRGITSDNGDARIEPRVSVFQDGVSISKSRGSVVELYDMERVEVLKGPQGTLFGRGAQIGAIHLIQQKAQNQTTAELKAGFGNYGQYLLTGHLNLPIVENKLFARVAGIFNEREGFIDNHAGGKLNGKETKAFRTAWRYLPDRKTVVDFIFNYQLDTPPGTSFKSGTYAPAGGDTSPFTFAELERGEELGVDRTVWGATLLVNRSLTNMWDLTSITAYRAFDSYEAFDADGTVAPALWIAEEAIGKQFSQEVRFNYNNLQGFSGFGGVNFFWEDGSQSTPVETDERSLFALLNPFVRGSITNNPAFSQAEKEQLLAAVPLEPLVNPDGTPNLIPNLPDLPQFLGPLAGLPLKSFHREGQTNYGKNYAFEIFADGTYELTDALDVTLGVRGTFEHITGAIESQDADSLGLLGFVLGNFPNNIFPPTNGRVSHSESYLSAVGRLALDYEVSESLNVFASIARGRRPNVIQVLGTDVSVLNDEIVWSYEVGTKLLSRDNRLQWDLNAYYYDYSDFQTQVARLTEDQGLVFETRDVGNATALGFETAMQYVLARPLQVFANYAFIHARFDDTDSEGNEQSLADNTFRLTPKHSGSLGLNFEMPVASWGRVFFRPTYNYKSKVYFEEENQPNIAQDGYGLLNVRTGMKLWRGIYEVAFYINNALNEEYLIDAGNTGEAFGIPTFIAGPPRLFGIQLSSRLL